The Aedes aegypti strain LVP_AGWG chromosome 3, AaegL5.0 Primary Assembly, whole genome shotgun sequence genome contains a region encoding:
- the LOC5576933 gene encoding box C/D snoRNA protein 1 — MAGTSQAATTSESEDNMDLLQSPPRLGLCEVCNAILAKYTCPKCEIKSCCLKCVNIHKKELSCDGIRDRTKYIPMKKMSQMDMMSDYYFLEECSRFVDDRKRDKIKRYTRYNKTLPPSLFRLRCAARERGTTLKFLLQNFTKHQRNTSQLNFKTLVINWRVEWCFPNAEGLLFVDERCDENASLYDLLGKYLEAGNGQDFVGKSKLEFYQSRGMNRLRVLLKAEGVKRSKNRFFELKPKKSLKENLKGKTIVEYPVIYVIFKEASDGFDVIESDEDVEAETKLYQKYLDNQYGLKRTYSKREDPEEKERETKVLEGIDRLEIVRKREERRKKKEAAQIEPANYLFSDENLWNQYSSDSDGQVTEEEADDAEEMLSPKRIKTESK, encoded by the exons atGGCTGGAACGTCTCAGGCTGCAACGACAAGTGAAAGTGAAGACAACATGGATCTGCTTCAATCGCCCCCCAG ACTTGGATTGTGCGAGGTTTGCAATGCCATTTTAGCGAAATACACGTGCCCCAAATGTGAGATCAAGTCGTGCTGCCTCAAATGCGTAAACATCCACAAAAAGGAACTCAGTTGCGATGGCATCCGGGACCGTACCAAGTACATTCCGATGAAGAAGATGTCCCAAATGGACATGATGAGCGATTACTACTTCCTGGAGGAGTGCAGCCGCTTCGTGGACGACCGGAAGCGCGACAAAATCAAGCGCTACACTCGGTACAACAAAACCCTTCCACCGTCGTTGTTCCGTTTGCGGTGCGCTGCCCGGGAGCGGGGAACCACTTTGAAGTTCCTGCTGCAGAATTTCACCAAGCATCAGCGCAACACTAGCCAGCTGAATTTCAAGACCCTAGTTATCAACTGGCGCGTAGAATGGTGCTTCCCGAATGCGGAAGGGTTGCTCTTCGTGGATGAGAGATGTGATGAGAATGCTTCCTTGTATGATCTGCTGGGGAAGTATCTGGAGGCTGGCAATGGGCAGGATTTCGTTGGGAAAAGCAAGCTGGAGTTTTATCAATCGCGAGGGATGAATCGATTGCGGGTGCTACTGAAGGCCGAAGGGGTCAAGCGGAGCAAGAATCGGTTCTTCGAGCTTAAACCGAAGAAATCGCTCAAGGAGAACTTGAAGGGAAAGACGATAGTGGAATATCCGGTGATTTACGTGATCTTCAAGGAGGCATCGGATGGATTCGATGTGATAGAATCTGATGAAGATGTGGAAGCGGAAACTAAGCTTTATCAGAAGTATCTGGACAATCAGTACGGGCTGAAGAGGACCTATTCCAAACGAGAAGACCCGGAAGAGAAGGAAAGGGAAACGAAAGTGCTTGAGGGAATTGATAGATTGGAGATTGTCCGGAAGCGAGAGGAGCGAAGGAAGAAGAAGGAGGCAGCGCAGATAGAACCGGCCAACTATCTGTTTAGCGATGAAAATCTGTGGAATCAGTACTCGTCGGATTCGGATGGACAAGTGACGGAAGAAGAGGCGGACGATGCTGAGGAAATGCTTTCGCCGAAGCGAATCAAAACCGAAAGTAAATGA
- the LOC5576934 gene encoding vesicle-trafficking protein SEC22b-B — MALMTMIARVVDGLPLVGTMQEDEQSGRSVLEYQNQAKMLFRKLGPNSPARCSIETGPYLFHYLIENEVCYLVLCDKMFSKRIAFNYLEDIAQEFHNNYGRKVNSVTRPYAFIEFDIYIQKAKKSLTDRRRNINTINTQLQDVQRIMVQNIDDVLQRGTVLSELDTKTQNLSMLSQKYKKDATYLNRKSLYVKGAVAGIVIIVFILYFWVI, encoded by the exons ATGGCTTTAATGACGATGATTGCCCGGGTGGTCGACGGTCTTCCACTGGTCGGAACGATGCAGGAAGATGAGCAG TCCGGAAGAAGCGTACTGGAGTACCAGAACCAGGCCAAAATGCTATTCCGAAAGTTAGGTCCCAATTCTCCGGCGCGCTGCAGCATCGAAACGGGTCCTTATCTGTTCCA CTATCTGATCGAAAACGAAGTCTGTTATCTGGTGCTCTGTGATAAGATGTTCTCCAAGCGGATTGCGTTCAATTATCTGGAAGACATCGCCCAGGAATTCCACAACAACTATGGACGGAAGGTAAATTCCGTGACGCGGCCGTACGCCTTCATCGAGTTCGATATCTACATCCAGAAGGCGAAGAAATCTTTAACCGACCGGCGAAGGAACATCAATACGATCAACACACAGCTGCAGGATGTCCAAAGGATAATG GTCCAGAACATCGATGACGTCCTCCAGCGCGGCACAGTGCTCTCAGAGCTGGACACGAAAACGCAAAACCTGTCGATGCTGTCGCAGAAGTACAAGAAGGATGCCACCTACTTGAATCGGAAATCTCTGTACGTGAAGGGAGCCGTGGCCGGAATCGTGATCATAGTATTCATCCTCTACTTTTGGGTTATTTAA